One genomic region from Reichenbachiella ulvae encodes:
- a CDS encoding NAD(P)H-dependent oxidoreductase, with product MSLAEDLQWRYATKKMNGKPVPQDKVDYIVEAARWAPSSSGIQPYEIFVITDQELKEKIKPVAWGQEQITDTSHLLVFAAWDGYSLDRIEEVFQRTLEERKLPADTMDAYKEKLWGMFEPMSQEWHAHHAAKQAYIAFGLAMAAAAEQKVDATPMEGFSPDELDEILGLKEKGLKSVLLLPLGYRDEDNDWLAKMKKVRTPKEDFVTVL from the coding sequence ATGAGTTTAGCAGAGGATTTACAGTGGCGATACGCAACGAAGAAGATGAATGGTAAACCTGTACCGCAAGACAAAGTAGATTATATAGTAGAAGCTGCTCGATGGGCGCCTTCCTCATCAGGGATTCAGCCTTACGAGATTTTCGTGATCACTGATCAGGAGCTGAAGGAGAAGATCAAGCCGGTAGCCTGGGGACAGGAGCAGATCACCGATACGTCTCACTTGCTGGTATTTGCTGCATGGGATGGATATTCTCTGGATCGCATCGAGGAAGTATTCCAACGCACTTTGGAAGAAAGAAAATTGCCAGCAGACACCATGGATGCTTACAAAGAGAAGCTATGGGGTATGTTCGAACCTATGTCGCAGGAGTGGCACGCCCACCATGCGGCCAAGCAGGCCTACATCGCTTTCGGGTTGGCCATGGCAGCTGCGGCAGAGCAAAAAGTAGACGCTACTCCGATGGAAGGCTTTAGTCCGGATGAGTTGGACGAGATCCTGGGATTGAAGGAGAAAGGCCTGAAAAGTGTATTGCTATTGCCATTGGGCTACAGAGATGAGGACAATGACTGGTTGGCAAAAATGAAGAAGGTGAGAACACCAAAAGAGGATTTTGTGACCGTATTGTAA
- a CDS encoding OmpL47-type beta-barrel domain-containing protein → MRVGAVVILILMVLDIKAQQPEHQARVYTDSTGKIFWNKQMPVYIRIASSPDDPGVLLTNDEQPEYTDPIYLDTEGVNYIRTRNAVNNRSMKPANPPVEVMLPVYADGQPPVSKALFQETARYVRNGIEYLGRGLKVELQGLDAQSGLDEIYYAIDDNPFQPYTQLIDYALIEGSSTLRYYAVDHVGNAEAANERNLLLDYGSPVTQVSGHGPQMKNSYTFGSTLQLSAVDSLSGVDKIYYQIDEQERQVYNQALAIDALSDGFHMITYYSVDHVLNQEEPKSYEFYMDKSAPLTSADILGDRFIVDDQIYFSGRTKLKFTAVDNRVGVKEVRYSVNDEGFQTYDNPFYLPNKTGTHQIRYYAVDHFGNKTFDENSSNPYNAFEHHATKVYVDLTGPNLSYDFVGEVLETRDTVFVRSDTQIKLSAHDTESGLQKITYSLEGSPVEYDYETPFMFDREGYHAVDFYGYDNVNNRNVSHMNVFVDNKGADIYCTYSSEGYLRDGQKVYSPGLKIYLAAQDNHVGVRDILYSINGEQEQSYTSPIRGLRKEGKYKIKIIAFDLLGNRSTKEIDLEVAKK, encoded by the coding sequence ATGAGAGTAGGAGCAGTAGTGATTTTGATTTTGATGGTGCTGGATATCAAGGCTCAGCAGCCAGAGCATCAGGCCAGAGTTTACACAGACAGCACGGGGAAGATTTTTTGGAACAAGCAAATGCCTGTCTACATCAGGATCGCAAGCAGTCCAGACGATCCGGGTGTGCTTTTAACCAATGATGAGCAGCCTGAATATACCGACCCCATCTATCTGGATACTGAGGGCGTCAACTATATTCGTACAAGAAATGCTGTCAACAATCGAAGTATGAAACCCGCTAATCCACCGGTGGAGGTCATGTTGCCGGTTTATGCGGATGGTCAGCCTCCCGTTTCTAAAGCTTTGTTTCAAGAGACGGCCAGATATGTCCGCAATGGCATAGAGTATCTGGGGCGAGGGCTGAAAGTGGAACTGCAAGGACTGGATGCACAGTCTGGGTTAGACGAGATTTACTATGCCATAGATGACAATCCTTTTCAGCCATATACACAGCTAATAGACTATGCGCTGATCGAAGGCAGTAGTACGCTACGATACTATGCTGTCGATCATGTAGGCAATGCAGAAGCTGCCAATGAGCGAAACTTGTTGCTAGACTATGGTTCGCCAGTGACACAGGTCAGTGGACACGGGCCTCAAATGAAGAACTCATACACCTTTGGATCAACTTTGCAGTTGAGTGCTGTTGATAGCCTGTCTGGTGTGGACAAGATATATTACCAAATAGACGAGCAAGAGAGGCAGGTGTATAACCAAGCGCTTGCTATCGATGCATTGTCAGATGGTTTTCACATGATTACCTATTATTCTGTCGATCATGTCCTCAATCAAGAGGAGCCAAAAAGCTATGAATTTTACATGGACAAGTCTGCGCCACTCACTTCTGCTGATATTTTGGGGGATAGGTTTATTGTAGATGATCAAATCTATTTTTCTGGAAGAACCAAGTTGAAATTTACTGCAGTAGACAACCGAGTGGGAGTTAAGGAAGTCAGGTACAGTGTGAATGACGAAGGGTTTCAGACCTACGACAACCCTTTTTACCTCCCTAACAAAACCGGGACACACCAGATCAGGTACTATGCGGTGGATCATTTTGGCAACAAGACATTTGATGAAAATAGCTCCAATCCCTACAATGCGTTTGAGCATCATGCCACCAAAGTGTATGTTGACTTGACCGGGCCTAATCTTAGCTATGATTTTGTGGGAGAAGTTTTAGAGACTCGAGACACCGTATTTGTGAGGTCAGACACCCAAATTAAACTATCGGCCCATGACACGGAATCAGGTTTGCAAAAGATCACTTATAGCCTGGAAGGCTCACCAGTAGAGTACGACTATGAGACTCCTTTTATGTTCGATCGTGAAGGCTATCATGCGGTGGATTTTTATGGCTATGACAATGTGAACAATCGCAACGTGTCACATATGAATGTCTTTGTGGACAACAAAGGAGCCGATATCTACTGTACCTATAGCAGCGAGGGATACCTTCGGGATGGGCAAAAGGTGTACTCACCGGGACTCAAAATATATTTGGCCGCACAGGACAACCATGTCGGTGTTCGTGATATCCTCTATTCGATCAACGGGGAGCAGGAGCAATCCTACACTTCGCCTATCAGGGGCTTGAGAAAAGAAGGGAAATACAAAATCAAGATCATAGCCTTTGATTTGTTGGGTAATCGCAGCACCAAAGAAATTGATCTTGAAGTGGCCAAAAAATAG
- a CDS encoding alpha/beta hydrolase-fold protein encodes MKKMILLLLVLCSIQQLNAQKFEVSYSPELMSDSFSGSVLLYLSKENPSPKDGFHIFERSPMFRVVVEDLQPGATLTFDDAALAYPVALSNIERGEYYVQALFDRKLKGQTINNGPGNLYSDPARFILDKNFDTVYTILCNQMVPEVTMKETDRMKELVVDSRLLSQFHDRPMQIAGAVQLPEGYDPKSKKKYPVVYSVFGFGANYKTHAGYPKYDIPMLGEEPAIVVYLDGRCLEGHSTYANSDINGPWGDALVKEFIPALEKKYQANGARFLFGHSSGGWTVMWLQTQYPETFAGAWSSAPDQVDFRNWQNINIYETKNLYYSPSGQPLSDVTIAGRIPVTSTKDMFRMEEILYRGEQMRSFDAVFGHRDEKGEIIRLVDLETGDINPEALPYFRRYDLSYQLRNNWDQYEKAIAGKILISVGEHDNFYLHKAVHLLDEEMQKLNADMQFAYYPGDHFTVFTEEYKQAGVAFLTECYAKWKEE; translated from the coding sequence ATGAAAAAAATGATCCTGTTGTTGTTGGTGCTTTGTTCGATCCAGCAACTCAACGCCCAGAAGTTTGAAGTGTCCTATTCGCCGGAGCTTATGTCTGATTCTTTTTCAGGCAGTGTACTGCTTTACTTGTCCAAGGAAAACCCAAGCCCGAAAGACGGCTTTCACATCTTCGAGAGGAGTCCGATGTTCAGGGTAGTCGTGGAAGATCTTCAGCCAGGAGCAACCCTGACCTTTGACGATGCTGCACTGGCCTATCCCGTAGCGCTCAGCAACATCGAGAGAGGAGAGTACTACGTTCAGGCACTTTTTGATCGAAAGCTCAAGGGACAGACCATCAACAATGGGCCGGGCAATTTATATTCTGATCCTGCACGATTTATACTAGACAAAAACTTTGACACGGTATACACGATCCTTTGTAATCAGATGGTGCCTGAGGTGACCATGAAGGAAACCGATCGCATGAAGGAACTGGTGGTGGACTCCAGGCTGCTGAGCCAGTTTCATGATCGACCTATGCAAATCGCAGGAGCGGTTCAACTGCCTGAAGGATATGATCCCAAGTCTAAGAAAAAGTATCCGGTGGTTTATTCAGTTTTCGGATTTGGGGCGAACTACAAGACCCATGCAGGCTATCCCAAATATGACATACCCATGCTGGGAGAAGAGCCAGCGATAGTGGTCTATCTGGATGGCAGGTGTCTGGAGGGGCACTCTACCTACGCCAACAGCGACATCAATGGCCCCTGGGGAGATGCGCTGGTGAAAGAATTCATCCCTGCTCTGGAGAAGAAATACCAGGCCAACGGTGCACGATTCCTGTTCGGACATAGTAGCGGAGGCTGGACGGTCATGTGGCTACAGACCCAATACCCCGAGACTTTTGCAGGAGCCTGGTCCAGTGCGCCTGATCAGGTGGACTTTCGCAACTGGCAGAATATCAATATCTATGAGACCAAAAACCTCTATTACAGCCCCAGTGGGCAGCCTCTCTCTGATGTGACCATAGCCGGTAGGATCCCTGTGACGAGTACCAAGGACATGTTTCGTATGGAGGAGATTTTGTACCGGGGAGAGCAGATGCGCTCCTTCGATGCGGTCTTTGGTCATAGGGATGAAAAGGGTGAGATCATCCGACTGGTCGATCTGGAAACCGGAGATATCAATCCTGAGGCTTTGCCTTATTTTAGACGCTACGACCTTTCCTATCAGTTGAGAAACAATTGGGATCAATATGAAAAGGCCATTGCCGGCAAGATCCTGATATCGGTAGGAGAGCACGACAATTTCTACTTGCACAAGGCCGTACATCTGCTGGATGAGGAAATGCAAAAGCTCAACGCCGATATGCAGTTTGCCTACTATCCGGGCGATCACTTCACGGTCTTTACTGAGGAATACAAGCAGGCCGGAGTGGCATTCCTCACCGAGTGCTATGCCAAGTGGAAGGAGGAATGA
- a CDS encoding tetratricopeptide repeat protein → MSINAFTRLIFYFLFLVMGYHQASAQEHPLSKHDSALVVKYEAEYKTYLEEHANIKEATRYLNEIAFIYWEHNQYKKAIEYYKISADLNEKIENENGIAMINNNLGMLHADIMDYEKSYDYFMLTLAARRSKNEKIGMISAMINLSVVLNNLERYEESIQFLQESLNLARGMKDVDQMKSCYGMLSETYEKAGDVKQSIYYFNLYKTFTQMAQKEKIDQIMEDYSEEKLLKAQLEEENKKHKEALLERKKELESVQRTKQKYELELSSYDSITRSLYDDLNQKELRLEVLTKESQISQLKAQQEIQEERIERENEKRKLQIAITVSLAMLIVLFFILRSKRKTKKWAVDLEKKNEVIEEQREELRELNSNLQELVEQRTEALKKANDKLSEFIFSNSHIIRKPVANIKGIVNLMSKIEVNKKNKQLLDMLGKSNSELDDALSSFNESLTLNESFLKENQSTEK, encoded by the coding sequence ATGTCTATTAATGCATTTACCCGCCTGATTTTTTACTTTCTGTTTTTGGTGATGGGCTACCATCAGGCAAGTGCTCAGGAGCACCCTCTGTCCAAACATGATTCGGCACTGGTTGTCAAATATGAGGCTGAATACAAAACATATCTGGAAGAGCATGCCAATATCAAAGAAGCCACCCGCTACCTGAATGAAATTGCTTTTATCTACTGGGAACACAACCAATACAAAAAGGCCATAGAATACTACAAGATTTCTGCTGACCTGAATGAAAAGATTGAGAATGAAAACGGGATCGCCATGATCAATAACAATCTGGGGATGCTGCATGCCGATATCATGGACTATGAAAAATCCTACGACTACTTCATGTTGACACTAGCTGCAAGGCGTTCCAAAAATGAAAAGATAGGCATGATCTCGGCCATGATCAATCTATCCGTAGTGCTCAACAATTTGGAGAGGTATGAGGAATCCATTCAGTTTTTGCAAGAGTCGCTGAATCTAGCCCGTGGCATGAAGGACGTGGATCAAATGAAGAGCTGCTATGGGATGTTGTCAGAGACCTATGAAAAGGCAGGAGATGTCAAGCAATCCATCTATTATTTCAATCTATACAAGACCTTTACCCAGATGGCTCAGAAGGAAAAGATCGACCAGATCATGGAAGACTATTCTGAGGAGAAACTCCTTAAGGCTCAACTGGAGGAGGAGAATAAAAAGCATAAAGAGGCTCTGTTGGAAAGGAAAAAGGAACTGGAATCGGTACAGCGTACCAAACAGAAATACGAGCTAGAGTTGAGCAGCTATGACAGCATTACCAGGTCACTTTATGATGATTTGAATCAAAAAGAATTGCGATTAGAAGTGCTTACCAAAGAATCACAAATTAGTCAGCTCAAAGCCCAGCAGGAAATCCAGGAGGAGCGAATTGAAAGAGAGAATGAGAAAAGAAAATTGCAGATTGCTATTACTGTTTCCTTAGCCATGTTGATTGTACTCTTTTTCATCCTTAGGAGTAAGCGAAAAACCAAGAAATGGGCCGTCGATCTGGAAAAGAAGAACGAAGTGATCGAAGAACAAAGGGAGGAGTTAAGAGAACTAAACAGCAATCTGCAAGAGTTGGTAGAGCAACGGACCGAGGCATTGAAGAAGGCAAATGATAAACTGAGTGAGTTTATCTTTTCGAATAGTCATATCATCAGAAAACCTGTTGCCAATATCAAAGGGATCGTAAACCTGATGTCCAAAATTGAAGTGAACAAAAAAAATAAGCAGTTGCTGGACATGTTAGGGAAAAGCAATTCAGAGCTGGACGATGCATTGTCTAGTTTTAACGAGAGCCTCACATTGAACGAATCCTTTCTAAAAGAGAATCAGTCCACCGAAAAATAA